Part of the Spea bombifrons isolate aSpeBom1 chromosome 3, aSpeBom1.2.pri, whole genome shotgun sequence genome, TTTTTAAATACCTCAGCTTGAGCAATggcattataaattaataaaacaactaGTTTTCAGGCAAGAATACAAATAATTCCTGGCTAGTTGGAACTACATTTCACATGCATCAAGATAACGCTGTAGGTTATggtcagcaaaatgtaaaaatttgaTGCGTCCTGGAAACAACGGCAAATATAGCAACCATAAATGGAAGGTATATATTTCCTACCAATACAATTAACGTCTTACACCATacctcttttgtttttttaataaagcgtGTTGCACAAACTTTAAGAAAGTTAAAATTAGACCTTGGGAATGTGGCTGCAAACCCCTTACAtaaacaaaaggaaacaaatgaTCATGTTTTGGTACTGTAATCGCAGTTAAAAAAGGaacaatgattttttatttttttttaacaagactGTTGTTTCTGTAACCTCGAAGTTAAGGATTTCAAATAATCCATAAAGAAGTGAATTGATAACTGATTCAGAGTAGACAAAAAACTCAATTTACAagtttgttaaaataaaccCTGTCATATataggctattttttttttaagtaagtcaTTGGTACTCCCAGTCGTAGCAGAATATACCGTACTCACGTTGGCAAAAGTAGGTTGGTTGGCGCTCTGAAACACCCGTATTAAAGCATATGTACACAGAgctggccttaagtgttctggcgccctgtgcggactgctcctctggtgccccccccaaaaaaatggaggaaaaaaatccccccctctgccccttctcactatctaccaccccctgccccttctcactatctaccccctctccctatccttacttaccttgttgccggagtcctgcggtgggaggcgtccatcttcccgctctgcgcgcttcacagctgagcgccagaaaaaTTCCAGCGCTCATCATGAAACGccagcaccgcgacggagtcacagagagtgaggggcgccgagcggttgctgaaaacttcacgagccaccgctcggtgcccctgcttgggacttaaattaaaacacagggtttttttgttttaactttatttaacatcctctgtgttaaataaagttaaaaaaaaacaaactataaaaacccctgatgttttaatttaagtcccgggcaggcgcccctgttgccatggcgctctgtgcggccgcacaggtcgcacacccctaaggccggccctgtatgtaCATACATGCAAAATAATATGGCGGGAGCTTAACTATTAGACACACATTCTGGATAATGATAATTATTTAGGGAGTGCTTCATTTTTATGTGACACAAACACTTTCCTCTTTCTAGAAGAAAGAGGCTTCAGCCTCTTAATCACACTCCCAGGTCAATAACACAAAGGGCAGCCACATGAAATCAAAAATATGTCTGTTCCTTTAACCGcatgttttacatataaaatgtatgttcatTACATATGTACTTcatttcaattatttaaataatgtaatttgcAATTGTCATTTATTAGGCATTACATCACAGTGTTTTTCTAGTTTCGTCACATTATacacagaaatatttttatgaaatattaaaaaaatggttttccgGTTCTTTGATAGGAAGCTGTTTTTCAGGACCAAGTAATGTTTCTATTCCACTTTCCATTCCATTCACTTATCATGGTTTTTATAGAAGTTCACTAATGTGACATTTATGCACTTTCCTCAAATATAAGGATATTCAGTCTGATACATTGGGTCCTCTTTACAATGACCGCCCATCATATCTTTTGTGACGTCTCTGGGGGCTGAAATTCACCGGCTTGAACTTTTTCTTTGAACTTCAGGTAATCCCGTCTTTTgtcaaaatatttaatctgtcagaaaagaaagaagtaaaaataacatttagcaGTTAACACAATCTCCGGTACAACCTTTGCATAGACAAATCAGTACatgaacaaataataataaaaaagctttAACAAAATGATATATCGACCTGCGCACAGTTGTCATTATGTCATATACAGTTTGCTTACATGATCactaacaacaaacaaaaaatataattttaattctaACTTGTTGGGTCTTGTGGAAAAGGTTTACGGACCAGTGGTTTAAAGGGTGCCATACAAGAAAGAAGGGTCCGTTGTCAGAGGAGACTAAAGTTTTCAGCAGGCAAAAGATCAGGGAAATGTGACCCTTCAGACCTATTTGTCACCCTGGTGTAAAACCCTAAACTGGTCCTTTGTTCACATCCTAATATCCAAATGTATTCAGTGCATCAGCCACCTTCCCAACGAAGCCATATTATGTCACATTGAAAAAGGTTTCATCCTGTAACCCTTTCAGTAGTCCTTTTTGGACTCTATGAAAAGTATCTATTTTCCTATGAAGTAATGTAAAATGGTTttcatacaatttaaaattgttGTGTTTGTCTAGAGGACTAAGCAAttccaaaatggcttgtaatgaaTATTCTCCTTCCAGGCAGCTATGATTACTAAGGATTACTAGACAAATCAAAAGTTATTTGGCAACGAGGGGACACGTCTACTGCTTTACATCTAGGACGTGCAgtgttttcctttaaaaatataacacaagaTGAAAGGAAACAGACATGCATCAtttgaaaaatgttaatgtaagtgcatgtacaaatatttattacacagaACTTCCTCCTGAAAACAGAGCTCTGCCTGAATAGTAATGAGCGACAGTCTTATCAGTTATTATCAGTAACATACCCATTGTGCCGGACAGAGGTTTTCAAAACAATGTCTGAGCGTTTGACATTTGGATTGATCGTCATTATTATCATCCAAACACTTCCAGTACTGGTCTCGAGAATCCCAACatgcttttctttcctttgcCGTGGGAGCGGCCATTTCTGCCACTGtaataaacatacaaaagaCTTTAGGATAAAACAATGGTATGACGTGACTGTCAGGAGCAGGATGAATGTTCTAAGGAGGGAACGGTGCTATAGGATCTTGGGAAATGCTCTTTACAAAGGGCACACaatagagaaagagaaaagggacaTCTGCTTAGATAGACAGTCACCGATGGGAAGACGATGCTACGGCCTCATTTGTTCATACTCTCCAAGCTCAGAAAACCCAGTGCGgctgacaaaaaaaatctctaacTGGAATGCTTTTTGGGAGTTCACTGAAACAGCAATCAATTGAAGTAATCTCAGCGTTATAAAAAGTCATGACAGATTGTTAACAGTAGGGTACCAAAATATATCACAGATAACAGATTAATAGAAGAGTCCCATAGCCACATCACTCCATCAATCACCGGGCATCCGAACACGTACCAGATGCATTAGTATAGACGCTTTGGTTGGTCTGGTTGGAGTCCTGTAGCCATGGCATCACGATTCCTAAAGTTAGGCACTAGCACTAACATTTTTTGTACTACGTAACGCTGATCCATTCCTAATTCTTCAAGCATATTAAGCCATTTATGTCGGGCTACTATAATTTACATCGCTTTGTCCAACCATGGCATACTATGGCATACGGCATGGCTCGTTCCGACTTAACTGTTTCCGAAAGCAGCAAGTgagtaaataaaagaaacatcttTACTGGTCCTTAAAATAGAGAAAcagatataaccccccccccccctttaaaggAACAGCAATGGTGACCTATACACAAGATACAACAAGAGTTGAAGACCTGCCTGGGAGATTCCAATGTAGCCTTATGGCAGCTTTTTTTCCTGGCAAGCATGGTGGGCTTATGATGGCCCCGCTCACGGGCTTACATTCTAAAAGGAATTTTCTGGGTAACTGAGACAAATGTACGGGGTACATAACCTAtagcaaatatattatatttaatataaaaagaacAGTCTTAAGTAATACCCATACTGAGCAAAACTTGACGAAGACTTGTAAAAGTGTACTTCAGAATTTCATTTTGGTGAGTCTttccatatatctatataccggtatatatatatatatatatatatatatatatatataatattatatatatcatacacactTATCAGAAGCACTTAATCGAGCTTCCTGCACCACATTTGTAAGAAAACGTTACCATTCTACAGTGAATACAGTGATATACACTGCAATGCAAATTGCTAGCCAGTTATTGCCATAAATCGTTCGGTGGCCACAGTATTTTATCAATTATCTAGCACAAGGAGAACATGCTTCACGCTCTCACCTTGACGGGGAAAACTGTAAATGCCAGTTCCTGTCGTGGTGACGTCACGCGACACACGGTCACGTGACGGCTGGTCACGTGATGTGGAGAACTGGCGGAAGTCTCTGCCAGAGAAAATGATGGCTGCGGTTTGACGATTTCGCAAGGAATTTAACTTTGTTATTCAAGGAATCGTAGCACAAATGCACGATGcatcatatttttaatatgaatcCTCCAATGTTCGCTGGCCAGTAGATCCAGCACCGGTATCCTGCATTTTGTGTCACGGAGACCTAGGATGTGGGATGGAtcggaaaaaataaaaacttccatttatttattttttctcatttgtcGATATTCATTTCACTTTGCTTAACAGTAAGAGGAGAACTATACGTAGATTGCAAACAGCACTAAATCTAGTAATCTGCAAACACTCTTCTATAGGTACCTCTAGTCACATATTTCCTGATATAGAGCTTTGCAAAATAGTTGAAAATGATATATTAACCGCTTAAGGACCAAGGCTATTTTACATTGTTTACGCTACAGGTCCAGAGCAATTTTCGTGTTTTTGCTAATTCTTTTTTCAACTGTGATCTTCCAGTTTAGTTTAtcctcaaaaaatatatattgtattttttcaggacaagtggGGTCTtcttttgaaattatatatatttaatatgagaaaaatctagaaaatgtttaataaattgAGAAAAAAGCCCTTTTccacaatagaaaatatacacaGGCAGTGCAAGtgggaaaaaagcaaacaaaaaatattcaaatatttgtcctgattttggaaATTCCAGTAGtagtagttttaaaaaaaatgtaagatgcTGGGAGTTTGGACTCAATAGCTGCTAGAAAAACCAAAAGTGCGGAGCAGGGATACGTGGACAACCTAAAGTATTTTTCTAGGTGCattttaataccttttatttaaccattttagtgccatcCTGTGCCAAACATTGtagtattttttccccattttttaaaaatagtagaTTTCTTTTGCCGTTACATGCACGTTTGGGAAAAACTCCTGCATTGTATTCAGCAACACTCCCGTGTACAGCAATACATGGGTATGGCATGTTTTTGGACGATGCAGGgttaaaattggaacatgctCATTTTTGAGTTTGATTGATCACTTTGTTGGGTCCATGTCTTTTTTGGGGCACAGTAGATGTACGATATTTCATTTTAAGTGCATAACATTTTCAAAATCTAGACAGCACTGGGAATCAATGCAGCATATTACACACAGCACCCTTTAAAGTTGGCGtaacaaaacaatttttcaCAATCACTTTGC contains:
- the LOC128483589 gene encoding cytochrome c oxidase assembly factor 6 homolog; amino-acid sequence: MAAPTAKERKACWDSRDQYWKCLDDNNDDQSKCQTLRHCFENLCPAQWIKYFDKRRDYLKFKEKVQAGEFQPPETSQKI